One window of Lemur catta isolate mLemCat1 chromosome 3, mLemCat1.pri, whole genome shotgun sequence genomic DNA carries:
- the DMRTB1 gene encoding doublesex- and mab-3-related transcription factor B1, with translation MATLGPAHTARGKASSRPSALSGAAWQAPGVANLPRAPAKTTIPARAFAALARACAVRAGRREFRWVAPPRPSGTLKPIGFCCSDGLGRTEVRAKLGVPRGGGCAMKADSAKLADKMLRTPKCSRCRNHGFLVPVKGHAGRCRWKQCICEKCYLITERQKIMAAQKMLKRQAEEEEVALGAQGLEVALGAQGLEVALGAQGLEVASGAAAAGPGASLRPLPPLAASGVAERPPRGPSPGPSAFQPVLGGRGHVGPSERAALAMPYPVGPQLGAEAAGSGGYGRLELRKPLRPMPSPPFADFGPPLSINSDCVMGSEYLERDPPKLYPMHPYRPFPLGYQDAPPAPGFPLERGFRHVSYSPYHGGGLVSEPVGDFQPSHYLPPPFPPPPPPPPPPLQPQFLPPGFLSALHILPPPPPPPPPPPSSFSLAILSDTDKENTDDQDAEVLGEPSQPSSQEHSN, from the exons ATGGCCACGCTCGGTCCCGCACACACCGCTCGCGGGAAGGCCTCTTCCAGGCCCAGCGCACTCTCAGGGGCCGCGTGGCAGGCGCCAGGCGTCGCCAACCTCCCCCGCGCGCCCGCCAAAACAACGATCCCGGCGAGGGCTTTTGCCGCGCTCGCCCGCGCCTGCGCAGTCCGCGCCGGACGCCGCGAGTTTCGGTGggtcgccccgccccgcccctcgggGACCCTCAAGCCAATCGGCTTCTG TTGTAGTGACGGCCTGGGGCGCACGGAAGTGCGCGCTAAACTGGGGG TTCCCAGAGGTGGCGGTTGTGCTATGAAGGCAGACTCTGCCAAACTGGCCGACAAGATGCTGCGCACCCCCAAGTGCTCGAGGTGCCGGAACCATGGTTTCCTGGTGCCGGTCAAGGGCCATGCGGGCAGGTGCCGTTGGAAGCAGTGCATCTGTGAGAAGTGCTACCTGATCACGGAGCGCCAGAAGATCATGGCTGCGCAGAAGATGCTCAAGAGGcaggccgaggaggaggaggtggccctgggcgcgcaggggctggaggtggcctTGGGCGcgcaggggctggaggtggccctgggcgcgcaggggctggaggtggcctCTGGGGCTGCGGCCGCTGGCCCAGGAGCAAGCCTCCGCCCGCTGCCTCCGCTGGCCGCTTCAGGAGTCGCCGAGAGGCCTCCGCGGGGCCCGAGCCCCGGCCCGAGCGCCTTCCAGCCAGTTCTGGGGGGTCGCGGCCACGTGGGGCCGAGCGAGCGAGCTGCTCTGGCGATGCCCTACCCTGTGGGGCCCCAGCTCGGGGCGGAGGCCGCAGGCAGCGGAGGCTACGGCCGCCTGGAGCTGCGCAAGCCGCTGCGCCCCATGCCCAGCCCGCCGTTCGCCGACTTCG GGCCCCCGCTGAGCATCAACTCGGATTGTGTGATGGGGTCTGAGTACCTGGAGAGAGACCCTCCCAAGCTGTACCCGATGCATCCCTACCGCCCGTTCCCACTGGGCTACCAGGATGCACCCCCAGCCCCGGGGTTCCCCCTGGAGCGGGGCTTCCGGCATGTGTCCTACAGCCCCTACCATGGAGGAGGCTTG GTGTCGGAACCAGTGGGAGACTTCCAGCCAAGCCACTACCTGCCGcccccattcccacccccacccccaccgcctcCACCTCCGCTGCAGCCCCAGTTTCTTCCACCAGGCTTCCTCTCTGCGCTCCATATACTCCCGCCACCACCGCCTCCgcctccaccacctccatcatCTTTCTCCTTGGCCATCCTGTCTGATACAGACAAGGAGAACACTG ATGACCAGGATGCGGAGGTGCTGGGTGAGCCCAGCCAGCCATCATCTCAGGAGCACTCCAACTAG